In the Sediminibacter sp. Hel_I_10 genome, one interval contains:
- a CDS encoding family 16 glycosylhydrolase, producing the protein MKKYIKIYSLLIMLGFIASCQDDEAEFGAIQAPTNVMITAEIVGADANNPNGDGSGFVVFKASADNATGYTFSYGDGTDGVVPSGEVTHRYSVVGVNTYTIVVNALGTGGLSTTISTEVEVFSSFDDLEAKQLLSGGIGNSKTWYLDASEPAHLGVGGTPASAADGFWFPGFYAAAPFEKCGDPISSCLCNDELIFSLAANEQLTYTLDNQGQTFFNGAHSAVGGGPGSGDDVCLDFDTAGTSIVSLSPTTFDWSTVPDPDFEARGTTMSFSGDNFMGYYVGSSTYEIISLTNSSLYVRTIDALNPALYWYHKFTTTPADNEFNSTYEDLVWSDEFDVDGAPDATKWTYDLGAGGWGNQELQTYTNNAENVIVENGLLKIMAKADGSSYTSARLKSENLYEFTYGRVEIRAKLPAATGTWPALWMLGADYETNTWPGCGEIDIMEQTGQDKNEVLATVHHPAVSPGSGDTGSMALPTSTTEFHNYSVDWTPEQITFLIDGELFRSVPNSPDLPFDSDFFMIMNVAMGGTLGGVVDPGFTEDVMEVDYVRVYQ; encoded by the coding sequence ATGAAAAAGTATATTAAAATTTATAGTCTATTGATAATGCTTGGCTTTATAGCGAGTTGTCAAGACGATGAAGCAGAATTTGGAGCCATACAAGCGCCAACAAATGTCATGATAACAGCTGAGATAGTTGGTGCTGATGCCAATAATCCAAATGGAGATGGAAGCGGTTTTGTTGTATTCAAAGCTTCAGCAGATAATGCAACGGGCTATACCTTTAGCTATGGCGATGGAACAGATGGTGTGGTGCCTTCAGGAGAAGTCACGCATCGGTATAGTGTTGTTGGAGTAAACACCTATACCATAGTAGTGAATGCTTTAGGTACAGGCGGTTTATCTACTACAATATCTACTGAGGTTGAAGTATTTAGTTCTTTTGATGATTTAGAAGCTAAACAGTTATTGAGTGGAGGTATTGGAAATTCTAAGACTTGGTATCTCGATGCCTCTGAGCCAGCACATTTAGGTGTTGGTGGAACTCCTGCAAGCGCTGCAGATGGTTTTTGGTTTCCTGGATTTTATGCAGCAGCACCATTTGAGAAATGCGGAGATCCAATCTCAAGTTGTCTTTGTAATGACGAGCTAATATTTTCATTAGCTGCAAATGAGCAACTAACTTATACGTTAGATAATCAAGGTCAGACATTTTTTAATGGCGCACATTCTGCAGTAGGCGGTGGCCCAGGATCTGGGGATGATGTTTGTCTTGATTTTGATACTGCTGGTACAAGCATCGTGTCTTTATCACCAACAACCTTTGATTGGTCTACAGTACCTGATCCCGATTTTGAGGCTAGAGGTACCACCATGAGTTTTTCCGGAGATAATTTTATGGGATACTATGTGGGGTCTTCCACTTATGAAATTATTAGCCTTACCAATAGTTCGCTTTATGTAAGAACGATTGATGCATTAAATCCTGCCTTATACTGGTATCATAAATTTACGACAACTCCTGCAGATAATGAGTTCAACTCAACCTATGAAGATTTAGTGTGGAGTGACGAGTTTGATGTTGATGGCGCACCAGATGCTACAAAATGGACTTATGATCTTGGCGCAGGTGGCTGGGGCAATCAGGAGTTGCAGACCTACACGAACAATGCTGAAAACGTTATTGTTGAAAATGGATTACTAAAAATTATGGCTAAGGCAGATGGGAGCTCATATACCTCAGCACGTTTGAAGTCTGAAAATCTTTATGAATTCACCTATGGCAGAGTGGAGATAAGAGCAAAATTACCGGCTGCTACAGGGACTTGGCCTGCATTATGGATGCTTGGTGCAGACTACGAAACCAATACTTGGCCAGGATGTGGTGAAATAGACATCATGGAGCAAACAGGGCAAGATAAAAATGAGGTCTTGGCAACCGTACATCATCCAGCAGTTTCTCCTGGTTCTGGAGATACTGGATCAATGGCTTTACCTACATCAACAACCGAGTTTCATAATTATTCGGTAGACTGGACGCCAGAGCAAATTACATTTTTAATAGATGGTGAGTTATTTAGATCGGTACCCAATTCTCCAGATCTTCCTTTTGATAGTGATTTCTTTATGATCATGAATGTTGCTATGGGAGGCACATTGGGTGGCGTTGTAGATCCAGGATTTACAGAAGATGTGATGGAAGTTGATTATGTCAGAGTCTATCAATAA
- a CDS encoding LuxR C-terminal-related transcriptional regulator: protein MQISLKSWTLFLCIFVVGSTWCWAQYTPYFQNYDLSQYNAGNQNWDISKAKDGRLYVANNNGLLEYDGLNWELYTIPNKTTLRSVLAHDQKIFIGSYEEFGFFEKNKTGKLLYNSLTKGLHTDDFLNQEFWQILPLKEAIVFRSFLNIYIYEKGTIKKITPNSTVMSCTVIDDELYVSTLNEGIFKLVNGQLQAYLFDEKLVGSKVVSLSKNGQNLLITTALQGAFLFDGKRLDSWNEEIATELKKYQANSFSTLPSGDMIFGTIQNGLYVTNSTGDVKYHINRANGLINNTILSQYLSDDGQLWVGLDNGISSIDLKSASTFYNDVSGKLGAVYDVVNYKGRIYIGSNTGLYFLDNNNDLQFIPGSQGQVWDLKIIEGDLVCGHNNGTFLVKEAGLELISAQTGGWVIARAPGKESTYIQGTYAGLVSLKKINGNWESKHLGKTTIPIRFLVFDDEHTAWAAHAYKGLYRIRFNENLNTIISVQNYEHKGLSSVYNVRVHKVKNDICIKTNDGWQKYEAILDSIVPHKVLNDTFGEDSYIISDDDTDALVLKRQDVISIKSLDGNSSDVSLESKHIKDRIILGYENVSGIGSNQLALNLNDGFMIIDKNGPQSEYKIFEPKLDEIKIDGHSVELAEGNDLEVPNRYKSLTLELSSPKSTNYHFEYAIVNIDSTHWYKVEDGEIQLSNLGYGEYYLNIRTKKGANDVSKSIALNLNVLPPWYKSKIGFLVYFILSAFIIVLFYYLHKRKINKEQALITRKYEDEQKKMLKEKTIENEKRIVELKNESLESEVELKSKQLANTAMALVKKNETLLELKNELVVHKSAFENYYAYKKLIKKIDGSIGHDDEWSIFEYNFNQVHQEFFNQIQDKHPNLTPKDLKICAYIKMDLSTKEIAPLMNISVRGVETQRYRLKQKLDLESDKSVVDYVRNFK from the coding sequence ATGCAGATATCATTAAAAAGCTGGACGCTGTTCCTATGTATCTTCGTTGTAGGATCCACTTGGTGTTGGGCGCAATACACGCCCTACTTTCAAAATTATGATTTATCCCAGTATAATGCAGGTAATCAAAATTGGGATATTTCTAAAGCTAAGGACGGCCGACTTTACGTTGCCAATAATAACGGACTTTTAGAATATGATGGCTTAAATTGGGAACTCTATACCATCCCGAATAAAACCACGCTAAGATCGGTACTAGCTCATGACCAAAAGATTTTTATTGGGTCTTATGAGGAGTTCGGTTTTTTTGAAAAAAACAAAACGGGTAAATTGTTATACAATTCGCTCACGAAAGGGTTGCATACCGATGACTTTTTGAATCAAGAATTTTGGCAAATTTTACCTTTAAAAGAGGCTATTGTCTTTCGTTCATTTTTGAATATTTATATCTACGAGAAAGGAACCATTAAAAAAATAACACCAAACTCTACAGTAATGTCTTGCACTGTTATTGACGATGAGCTCTATGTGTCTACATTAAATGAGGGGATATTTAAGTTAGTTAATGGTCAACTACAAGCTTATCTTTTTGATGAAAAATTGGTAGGCTCTAAGGTGGTCTCCTTATCAAAAAATGGTCAAAATCTTTTAATTACGACAGCTTTACAAGGTGCTTTTCTATTCGACGGAAAACGTCTTGATTCTTGGAATGAAGAGATCGCCACAGAGCTCAAAAAGTATCAAGCCAATTCTTTTTCTACACTGCCCTCTGGAGATATGATTTTCGGGACGATTCAAAATGGATTATATGTAACCAATAGTACGGGTGATGTGAAATATCATATCAATAGAGCAAACGGATTGATAAACAATACCATTTTGTCTCAATATTTAAGCGATGACGGGCAACTTTGGGTAGGATTGGATAATGGGATATCCTCTATAGATTTAAAGAGCGCATCAACATTCTACAATGACGTATCAGGTAAGCTGGGAGCGGTTTACGATGTGGTCAATTATAAAGGGAGGATTTATATTGGCAGCAATACGGGACTTTATTTTTTAGATAACAATAATGATCTTCAATTTATTCCAGGTTCTCAGGGTCAAGTTTGGGATTTGAAAATTATCGAGGGAGATTTGGTTTGTGGACATAACAACGGAACGTTTTTAGTCAAGGAAGCAGGTTTGGAGTTGATTTCGGCTCAAACAGGTGGCTGGGTTATTGCACGTGCTCCAGGGAAAGAAAGCACCTACATTCAGGGTACTTATGCTGGTTTAGTAAGCTTGAAAAAAATTAATGGAAACTGGGAATCCAAACATTTAGGAAAGACCACCATACCGATACGCTTTTTGGTTTTTGATGACGAACATACAGCTTGGGCTGCTCACGCCTATAAAGGGCTCTACAGAATACGTTTTAATGAAAATTTAAATACTATAATTAGTGTTCAAAATTATGAACATAAAGGCTTATCTTCTGTATACAATGTCAGGGTTCATAAGGTTAAGAATGACATCTGTATCAAAACAAATGATGGATGGCAAAAGTATGAGGCCATCTTAGATAGTATTGTACCCCATAAGGTTTTAAATGACACATTTGGGGAGGACTCGTATATCATATCAGATGATGATACTGATGCCTTAGTCTTAAAAAGGCAAGATGTTATCAGTATCAAGTCTTTAGATGGAAACAGTAGTGATGTTTCATTAGAGAGCAAACACATCAAAGACCGTATTATATTAGGTTATGAAAATGTATCTGGTATTGGCAGTAATCAGTTGGCATTGAATCTAAATGATGGTTTTATGATCATTGACAAAAATGGTCCCCAATCAGAATATAAAATATTTGAACCCAAATTAGATGAGATAAAGATTGATGGCCACTCTGTAGAATTGGCAGAAGGTAATGACCTTGAAGTTCCCAATCGATACAAAAGTCTCACTTTAGAGCTGTCCTCCCCAAAATCTACAAATTACCATTTTGAGTATGCCATTGTTAACATTGACTCCACACATTGGTACAAGGTAGAGGATGGAGAAATACAATTGTCCAACCTCGGTTATGGAGAATATTACCTAAACATTAGAACCAAGAAAGGTGCCAATGATGTTTCAAAAAGTATAGCATTAAACTTAAACGTTCTACCGCCATGGTATAAATCTAAAATTGGATTTTTGGTTTACTTTATATTAAGTGCGTTCATTATTGTTTTATTTTATTATTTGCACAAAAGGAAGATCAATAAAGAACAAGCGTTGATCACGCGCAAGTATGAGGACGAACAAAAGAAGATGCTGAAAGAAAAAACTATTGAAAACGAAAAAAGAATTGTTGAGTTAAAGAATGAGTCTTTAGAAAGCGAAGTGGAATTAAAAAGTAAGCAATTGGCAAATACAGCAATGGCACTTGTGAAGAAGAACGAGACCTTACTAGAATTAAAAAATGAGCTTGTGGTTCATAAAAGTGCTTTTGAAAATTACTATGCCTATAAAAAATTGATAAAGAAAATTGATGGGTCGATAGGGCATGATGATGAGTGGTCCATTTTTGAATATAACTTCAATCAGGTTCACCAAGAATTCTTCAATCAGATTCAAGATAAACATCCCAACTTAACACCTAAAGATCTTAAGATATGTGCTTATATTAAGATGGATTTAAGCACTAAGGAAATTGCTCCACTTATGAACATCTCGGTAAGAGGTGTAGAAACCCAACGATATCGCTTAAAACAGAAGTTAGATTTAGAATCTGATAAATCAGTGGTGGATTATGTGCGAAATTTCAAATAA
- a CDS encoding SusC/RagA family TonB-linked outer membrane protein: protein MGKKLFFILFIFTSTLVFSQEVAITGVVTDEATGQPIPGVNVLVKNTTIGASTNFDGIYTLSKVPVGSTLVFSYIGYQNFEAYVSDESAINVSMKEDAEALDEVVVIGYGTQKKRDITGSVSIVSSETLEEFKPVKVEQALQGTVSGVNVTSQSGSPGAGLDIRIRGIGGNGVNGPTVIIDGYVGDLSVLNPNDIETITVLKDAQAAIYGTIGANGVVLITTKSGRKNQKTKISYNTYTGFQESSRKLPLLNATEYALLLNESYAAGGQQIPYNNVTQLGEGTDWQDEVLNENVPIISHDFSVTGGSEKITYAISGSHLYQQGIIAPKKTDFRRNTARLGLTAELSDKMKVNANIIYTYIDRDAVNDFGLGSVLFNALNAPSTISPRNNDGSYSLIPSTPGLGIEIINPLAQIENTYNDYDLRKLNGTVGLEYDVVKNISLTARLGFNTGNSEGKTFLKEIDYGGKVFDIQRSRVDQNAINDNNYSLDIFGNYENTFLDAHKVTFTLGTTVYQEFGNGLFATGYDVPNNSWQFADISLTTGTSEAPDVSSYAYDERRLSFFARAQYDFNGKYLFSAMLRRDSSTRFGPDKRNGLFPSFTTGWVVSDEGFFEDVDIIDFFKLRGSYGVLGNDQIPNNAYVSLLGGEATYVLNNTLVNGQATGIIPNSELQWEESKKFDVGIDLRLLRNKVDITADYFINTRDKLLIANIPVSGITGFAAPGGSSPTVNAGKVENKGFEFAINYKENFSENLSFSLGYNITGLKNEVLEVNNSTGFIEGGSFGVGQLAPSRMEVGQPIGYFYGYQTNGIFQTQAEVEAHPSQVDLGANAAPGDIRYVDVNGDGNIDANDRTNIGDPIPDFTMGLNFKFDYKGFDFSAYTFASIGNDMVRNYERTLTDVNRLNYRLDRWTGPGTSNSVPRVTTAATSNNVFSDFFVEDASYIRIQNVQLGYTLPVKFTEKLGISKFRLYGQVNNLYTFTEYKGYDPGASSGAPIGGGIDFGFYPIPRTYLFGLNLNF, encoded by the coding sequence ATGGGAAAAAAACTCTTTTTTATTTTATTCATTTTCACTTCTACTTTAGTATTCTCACAAGAAGTTGCTATTACAGGAGTGGTTACAGATGAAGCGACCGGACAACCGATTCCCGGCGTAAATGTATTAGTAAAAAATACTACAATTGGTGCATCTACAAATTTTGATGGCATCTATACGTTGTCTAAAGTGCCCGTAGGTTCTACTTTGGTATTTAGTTATATTGGATATCAAAATTTTGAAGCCTATGTCTCTGATGAGTCAGCCATCAACGTATCCATGAAAGAAGATGCTGAGGCTCTTGATGAGGTTGTGGTAATTGGATATGGAACTCAAAAGAAACGAGACATTACAGGTTCTGTCTCTATAGTGAGCTCTGAAACTTTAGAAGAGTTTAAGCCCGTTAAAGTGGAGCAAGCGCTTCAAGGAACTGTATCTGGTGTAAATGTTACTAGTCAATCAGGATCTCCAGGAGCTGGTTTGGATATTAGAATTCGTGGTATTGGAGGCAATGGGGTAAATGGACCTACCGTCATTATTGACGGTTACGTTGGTGATTTGAGTGTATTGAATCCAAATGATATAGAAACCATTACTGTATTAAAAGATGCTCAAGCGGCAATTTATGGAACTATTGGAGCTAATGGAGTGGTTTTAATTACGACTAAAAGTGGTAGAAAAAATCAAAAAACTAAAATTTCTTATAATACGTATACCGGATTTCAAGAGTCTTCGAGAAAATTACCTTTACTAAATGCTACGGAATATGCGCTGCTCTTGAATGAAAGTTACGCTGCAGGTGGTCAACAAATTCCATATAATAATGTGACTCAGTTAGGAGAAGGAACAGATTGGCAGGATGAGGTACTAAATGAAAATGTGCCAATTATTAGTCATGATTTTAGCGTCACAGGAGGTTCAGAAAAAATTACTTACGCCATCAGTGGTTCACATTTGTATCAGCAGGGAATCATTGCGCCTAAAAAAACAGATTTTAGAAGAAATACGGCAAGACTTGGCCTTACAGCTGAGTTATCAGATAAAATGAAAGTAAATGCCAATATCATTTACACCTACATAGATCGAGATGCTGTTAATGATTTTGGATTAGGATCGGTTTTATTTAATGCTTTAAATGCACCTTCTACAATCTCCCCTAGAAACAATGACGGTAGCTATTCTTTAATTCCAAGCACACCTGGTCTAGGTATTGAAATTATCAATCCATTGGCTCAGATTGAAAACACTTATAACGATTATGATTTAAGAAAATTAAATGGTACCGTGGGGTTAGAATACGATGTTGTAAAGAATATATCATTAACGGCACGTTTGGGTTTTAACACGGGTAATAGTGAAGGGAAGACGTTTTTAAAGGAAATTGATTATGGTGGAAAAGTATTTGATATACAAAGAAGTAGAGTAGATCAAAATGCTATAAATGATAACAATTACTCTTTAGATATCTTCGGAAACTATGAAAACACATTTTTAGATGCGCACAAAGTTACCTTTACTTTAGGAACTACCGTTTATCAAGAATTTGGTAATGGATTATTTGCTACTGGTTACGATGTACCTAATAACTCATGGCAATTTGCCGACATTTCATTAACAACAGGAACTAGTGAAGCACCAGATGTTAGTTCTTATGCTTATGATGAAAGACGTTTGTCGTTTTTTGCTAGAGCTCAATATGATTTTAATGGGAAGTATTTATTTTCTGCAATGCTCAGGAGAGACTCTTCAACACGTTTTGGTCCAGACAAAAGAAACGGGTTATTTCCATCGTTTACTACTGGTTGGGTTGTTTCCGATGAGGGCTTTTTTGAAGACGTGGATATTATTGATTTTTTTAAACTTAGAGGAAGTTATGGGGTTTTAGGGAATGATCAAATTCCTAATAATGCTTATGTGAGTCTTTTAGGAGGTGAGGCTACTTATGTTCTCAACAATACTTTGGTTAACGGTCAGGCAACAGGTATTATTCCCAATTCAGAATTGCAGTGGGAAGAGTCTAAAAAGTTTGATGTTGGTATAGATTTGAGATTGTTAAGAAATAAGGTTGATATCACAGCAGATTATTTTATAAACACTAGAGATAAACTCTTAATTGCAAATATTCCTGTTTCAGGCATAACAGGTTTCGCAGCGCCAGGAGGTTCCTCTCCAACGGTTAATGCTGGGAAAGTAGAAAACAAAGGTTTTGAATTTGCAATTAATTATAAAGAAAATTTTTCTGAGAACTTGAGTTTTTCTCTTGGCTATAACATTACTGGCCTTAAAAATGAAGTGCTTGAGGTAAATAATAGCACTGGTTTTATAGAAGGAGGTTCGTTTGGAGTAGGACAATTGGCACCATCTAGAATGGAAGTAGGACAACCTATTGGTTATTTCTACGGATATCAAACAAACGGTATTTTCCAAACTCAAGCAGAAGTTGAAGCACATCCAAGTCAAGTAGATTTAGGCGCTAATGCAGCTCCTGGAGATATAAGATATGTTGACGTCAATGGTGATGGTAATATAGATGCAAATGATAGAACAAATATTGGTGATCCAATCCCAGATTTTACTATGGGGCTAAATTTCAAATTCGATTATAAAGGATTTGACTTCAGTGCTTATACTTTTGCTTCAATTGGTAATGATATGGTTCGTAATTACGAAAGAACGCTTACTGATGTTAATAGATTAAATTATCGATTGGATAGATGGACAGGTCCAGGAACTAGTAATTCTGTGCCAAGAGTAACCACTGCAGCAACTTCAAATAATGTGTTTTCAGACTTTTTTGTAGAAGATGCCTCTTATATAAGAATTCAGAATGTTCAATTAGGTTATACGCTTCCTGTAAAATTCACTGAAAAATTGGGAATTTCTAAATTCAGATTATACGGTCAGGTAAACAATCTTTATACGTTCACAGAATATAAAGGTTACGATCCGGGAGCTTCTAGTGGTGCTCCTATTGGGGGAGGCATTGATTTTGGATTTTATCCAATACCAAGAACATATCTTTTTGGTTTGAATTTAAATTTTTAA
- a CDS encoding RagB/SusD family nutrient uptake outer membrane protein, with product MKRILNKILVIGSLAFVVYACTDDFVDRDPVYSIDSENFFNSEDDYYNALIGSYDLLQSTYLNVILGEIASNNTVCGGESATDVIGWQQVDDMIHTPVNADLRNVWNWMYAGVNRSNYILEFQDKTDFEGKEIIIAEARFLRAYYYFELVKWFGPVPLKETRFQLGDETSIPRSPVEDVYALIEEDLLFASNTLSYTAPQTGRATKGSAQALLGKAYLYQEKFTEAANILNNLISNGPYDLVEDYDSIFENSGENNIESVFEVQYTDVEGAGFGCLQCSEGNVAVGFSGVRNYSGPLFSPGFSFNLPVQDVVDEFEDGDDRLEVAILDIDAWAEQTEASFGVGYEHTGYFNRKYLPRKRSENAQGDLNLTNPNNYRAIRFADVLLMAAEAYSRGNLSDDTAKLFLNRVRTRAGLPDVTTSGNELIDAVYHERRVELVGEGHHFFDLVRTGRGTEIDGFTPNKNELFPIPFEEIQFSNGNWTQNDGY from the coding sequence ATGAAAAGAATACTTAATAAAATATTGGTCATAGGTTCTCTTGCATTCGTAGTCTACGCTTGTACGGACGATTTTGTTGATCGTGATCCAGTTTATTCTATAGACTCAGAAAATTTCTTCAACTCTGAAGATGATTATTATAATGCTCTAATTGGGTCATATGACTTGCTCCAATCCACTTATTTAAATGTTATTTTGGGTGAAATCGCGTCAAACAATACCGTTTGCGGGGGCGAGAGCGCAACAGATGTTATCGGTTGGCAGCAAGTGGATGACATGATTCATACTCCAGTAAACGCAGATTTGAGAAATGTATGGAATTGGATGTATGCCGGCGTCAATCGCTCTAATTATATTTTAGAATTTCAAGATAAAACAGATTTTGAGGGCAAGGAAATTATCATTGCTGAAGCACGATTTTTAAGAGCCTATTATTATTTTGAATTGGTAAAATGGTTTGGACCTGTCCCCTTAAAAGAAACGAGATTTCAATTAGGAGATGAAACATCTATCCCCAGAAGTCCTGTAGAGGATGTTTATGCGCTCATTGAAGAAGATCTTCTCTTTGCTTCAAATACCTTGTCTTATACAGCGCCACAAACGGGCCGAGCTACAAAGGGTTCTGCTCAAGCACTGCTGGGCAAGGCGTACTTGTATCAAGAAAAGTTTACAGAAGCTGCAAATATTCTTAATAATTTAATTTCAAACGGTCCTTACGATCTTGTAGAGGATTATGACAGCATTTTTGAGAATTCTGGAGAAAATAATATAGAATCTGTTTTTGAGGTACAATATACAGATGTAGAGGGCGCTGGTTTTGGTTGTCTTCAATGTAGCGAGGGTAATGTAGCTGTTGGTTTTAGTGGTGTGCGTAATTATTCGGGACCATTATTTTCACCGGGATTTAGTTTTAATTTACCCGTTCAAGATGTTGTAGACGAGTTTGAGGATGGAGATGATAGATTAGAAGTGGCTATCCTAGATATCGATGCTTGGGCAGAGCAAACAGAAGCTTCTTTTGGGGTAGGATATGAGCATACTGGTTATTTCAATAGAAAATATCTTCCAAGAAAGAGAAGTGAAAATGCACAAGGGGATTTAAACTTAACCAACCCTAATAATTATCGAGCAATCCGTTTTGCCGATGTGCTATTGATGGCTGCGGAGGCTTATAGTCGTGGAAATTTAAGTGACGATACTGCAAAACTATTTCTGAATAGAGTTAGAACGAGAGCAGGTTTGCCAGATGTTACTACATCAGGAAATGAACTTATTGATGCCGTATATCATGAAAGACGCGTTGAATTGGTAGGAGAGGGACATCACTTTTTTGATCTTGTAAGGACTGGCCGAGGAACTGAGATCGATGGTTTTACACCAAATAAAAATGAATTATTTCCAATTCCTTTTGAAGAGATCCAGTTTTCAAATGGTAACTGGACACAAAATGATGGATATTAA